The Sulfurospirillum oryzae genome segment AAGTATAAAGAAAGTAAGTAGGATTTGATATATGAATTATGTAGTATATCAATGGGATTGTATTAAAGATAAAATAATTTAATGGAGGTTGATATGTTAATTGGTTCAAACAAGAGACTTGTTCGTCTTATGGTAATTCCCTTGTGTTTTGCAGGAGCTTCGCTCAATGCTTTGACACTTCAAGAAGGTGTTGACGAGGTTTTATCAACACATCCTGTTGTTCAAGAGCGGTTGCACAATTATCAATCAACGCTTGAAGATCTTCGTGTCACTGAATCACAATATCTTCCATCTCTTGATTATTCAGGAGATTTTGAAAAAGCAAAAACAGATAGTCCTACTACGAATTTTAATAGTCGTTCACTTTACAGTTACGAGCATTCGTTGCAACTCACGCAAAATCTTTTTAATGGCTTTGGAACATTGTATGAAGCAGACTATCAAAAAGCTCGCATTTTGGCAGCGGCAAATAATTATATTGAAAATGCCAATGATGTTGCTTACAGCTTTATTAACCAATACATTGCCGTTCTTAAAGCACGAGATACGCTTGTAATTGCAAAAGAGAGTGTTGCTTTTCACGAAGAGATCTTTCGTAAAGTCAAAAGATTATTTGATTCAGGCTCAACAACACGTTCAGAGTTTGAAAAGATAGATACCTCCCTGTCATTAGCCCAATCTAACTACATTGTTGCTCAAAACAACCTTGAAGACGCGCAGTTTAACCTTGAGCGCGTATTGGGGCGATATGTAAAAGCTGAAGAGTTAGAAAAAATCTCTTTTTCAGGAACATTGCCTTCAAGTGAAGATGAAATGAAAGAGTTTGCACGCCTGTACAATCCTTCTGTTTTAGTAAGTCACTATAACATTAAAGCAGCTGAAGCACAACGTTCAGCAGCTTATAAAAACTACTATCCAAAAATTGATGCGTATGCTCGTAAAAGCTGGGCAGATGATATTGGTGGAACTCCAGGAAGAGATGAAAGAAGTGCCGTAGGCATTAAAATTTCTTACAATCTTTACCGTGGTGGTGCTGATGAAGCACAAGTTGCAAAAAGTATGACTCAAATTTCACGCGAACAAGAGAATAAACGTGATGTCATTCGTAAACTTGATGAGCAAGGAAGACTTTCATGGAGTGCAAAAACGTATGTTGCACAACAACTTGATTACCTTGTAAAATATTCTAAAACCAGTGCTAAAACCCTTGAACTTTATCAACAAGAGTATGATTTAGGTCGTAGAACATTGTTAGATCTTTTAGTGGCGCAAAATGATTATGTATCTGCTCGTACTCAAGTCATCAAAGCTCAAAATGACCTTACCTTTGCTAACTACAGAATTTTAGATGCAATGGGCACTATGGTTCAAAATGTTCTTGGCTCTAAAGCTTTAGATTATACAAAACGTGTCAAACTTGATGTTGTAGATGGTAAATTAGATCACGACTCTGATCTTGGCACTCTTCTTTTTGAAAAGCGTGAGGCTAAAGAATAAACATTAGTTATTTTATGGGAATGGTGGTTTTTAAATATGGAAGATAAAAATGAGCAAAGGATCGAAGATCCACAAGGATTAGCCTTCTCGGTTGATCCTTTGCTTCAATGTTTGGTTCTCTTTACGCAACTCTATCATAAGCCTTTTAGTGCTGAAGCATTGATGGCTGGGTTGCCTCTTTCTCCTAAGGAAGAGACACAAGGGCTATACAATTTAAAGCAATCTAAAGGGCTTTTTGCACGTGCGGCGAGTAGGGCTGGTTTAAAAAGTACACTTGTCACTAAAAAGATTTCAGATATTTCTCCTTTACAGTTGCCAATTATTTTATTGCTTAAAAATTCTCAGGCATGTATTTTACACTCCTTTAGCGCAGATCATAAGACATGTAAAATTGTTCTGCCTGGTGTTGAAGCAATTGAAGAAATTATTTCGGTTGAAGCATTGGCTTCTGAGTATACAGGCTTTGCCTTTCTCATTAAGAGACCTTTTGTTTATGATGAAAATGACTCATTGACACTCAATGTTAAAAATAACCATTGGTTTTGGGATACACTTAAACTCTCTACGGGTTTTTATCGTGATGTTTTATATGCCACAATTCTTATCAACCTTTTTGTATTAGTCAGTCCGTTATTTACCATGAGTGTTTACGATAGGGTTATCCCCAATAATGCTACTGAAACACTTTGGGTTTTTGCATCGGGTGTTTTAGTTGTTTATTCATTGGATACATTTTTAAAGTTTGCTAGAGCTATTTTATTGGAACGTGCGGGTAAAAAAAGTGATGTCATTATGTCGTCTATTGTTTTTGAAAAAGTGTTAGACCTTCAAATGGCTTCACATCCAAAATCAGTAGGCTCATTTGCCAGTAATCTTAAAGATTTTGATATGATTCGATCCTTTTTGACCAACGCAACCTTGACGGTTCTTGTCGATATGCCTTTTGCGATTCTTTTCTTATTTGTTATAGGCTATATTGGTGGTTGGATGGTTGTTGTACCCCTTTTGATGATGATCATTATCTTGGGATATACTTTCTTTATGCGTCACATGTTACGTGAAAGCATTGAAGAATCGCATAAAGCATCTGCTGCCAAAAGTTCTATCTTAATAGAAACATTACAAAATATAGAAACCCTTAAAACATTGGGTGTTACAGGGCACATGCAGTGGGCATGGGAAGAAGCTACGGGTGAGATTGCTCAAAAGAGTTTAAGATCTCGTATGATTTCAACATCCATCTCAACCATTACAGGCTTTTTAATTCAACTGACAACGGTTTTACTTGTTATTGTCGGTGTTTATTTGATAGGTCAACATGAATTGTCTATGGGTGGGCTTATCGGTATTATCATTATCGCATCAAGAACAGTGGCTCCTATGGGACAAGCGGCATCTTTGATCTCAAACTATTCAGATGCAAAATCAGCGTATGATGTTATCAATAACATTATCACACAGCCCTCTGAACGACCGCATGGTAAGAAGTTTATTACACGTCCTGATTTACAAGGTGAGATAGAATTTCGGAATGTCACATTTTCTTATGATGCCAATGAACATCAATCTCTCAAAGATGTTTCCTTCACAATAAAGCCTAAAGAAAAAATTGCCATTATTGGACGTATTGGTTCGGGTAAAAGCACGATTGCAAAACTTTTGCTTCATCTTTATGAGCCACAAAGTGGGTCAATTTTTATCGATGGTATTGACATTAATCAGATAGATCCTATTGATTTGCGTAAAAATATCTCTTATGTTGCCCAAGATATTAATCTTTTTAAGGGTAGCGCTAAAGACAATATTGTTTATCGTTCATCTCGTGTTGGCGATGAGCAAATGTTACGTGCTTCCATGATTTCAGGTGCTGATGAATTTATTAAAAGGCATCCTTTAGGATATGAAATGGCTATTGGTGAACGAGGTATGGGGCTATCAGGCGGTCAAAGACAGAGTATAGGAATTGCAAGAGCAATTTTATTTGAATCTCCTATTGTCATGATGGACGAGCCTACCAATGCTATGGATCAGCTTAGTGAAGCACGACTGATTGCTAATCTTAGAAGTTATATTGAAGATAAAACAGCTATTTTTATTACCCAAAAAAATACACTTTTAGAGATAGTGGATCGTATTATTGTGATGCATGAAGGTCAAATCTATCTAGATGGTCCCAAAAATGAGGTTTTAGCAAAATTGGCGGGGAAAAGTCTATGAGTAAAAAAAAGTTTTCATTCGATGCGCGCGATTATGCCTTTATGCGCAGTCTTTCTGCTGCTGTTTTAGAAGAAAATCCTCAACAGTTTCGTTGGGTTATCTTTTTTTGGGTTTTTAGTATTTCGCTTTTTTTGCTTTGGGCGTCTTTTTCTCCTATTGATGAGATCGTCAGAGGTGATGGCAAAGTTGTTCCTAGTGGCGAAAATCAAATGATTCAACATTTAGAGGGTGGCATTTTAGAAGATATTTTGGTCAAAGAGGGTGAAACGGTTAAAGCAGATCAAGTTTTGCTCAAAGTCAATAATCTAAAATCAGCTTCCACCTATGAGAGTATGGGCTATAAAGCAGCACAACTTCGCGCAAAAATGGTTCGCCTAAAAGCCGAAGTGACGAACACAGAATTTTTGCCTACGGAAGCTGACCTTAAAGAGATTCCGTCTCAAATACTACAAGAGCGAAATCTTTTTGTTTCCAACAAAGAGCGCTTAAACGCACAACTCTCAGGACTTAATGAGCAATATACACAAAAGAAAAATGATAAATTAGAAACACAAGGGCGTATTTCTGAGCAGAAAAAAGCACTCTCCTACATCAAAGAAGAAGTTAAAATTTCCGCACCGTTGGTAGAAGAGGGCGTTAAATCAAAAGTAGACTTTTTAAAACTTCAAAGAGAGCTTAGTAGCCTTGAAGAGCGTTGCAATGGAATGATAGCCTCTATACCAAGACTGGATGCAGCGATCTCTGAAATCGAAAACAAGATGCAAGAGGTGCGTTCTGAATTTACAACCAAAGCCCAACTCGAACTCAATGATGCGCAAACAGAGTTTAACCGCATCACTGCAGAGAGTGCTTCGTATGCAGATCAAGTGGTGCGAACAACCCTTAAATCGCCTATTAATGGAGTTGTGCAAAAACTCTATGTCAATACCATTGGTGGTGTTATAAAACCTGGCGATAATCTCATCGAAATTGTTCCAACAGAAGATGGTCTTTTGGCAGAAGTTAAAGTAAA includes the following:
- a CDS encoding TolC family outer membrane protein; translation: MLIGSNKRLVRLMVIPLCFAGASLNALTLQEGVDEVLSTHPVVQERLHNYQSTLEDLRVTESQYLPSLDYSGDFEKAKTDSPTTNFNSRSLYSYEHSLQLTQNLFNGFGTLYEADYQKARILAAANNYIENANDVAYSFINQYIAVLKARDTLVIAKESVAFHEEIFRKVKRLFDSGSTTRSEFEKIDTSLSLAQSNYIVAQNNLEDAQFNLERVLGRYVKAEELEKISFSGTLPSSEDEMKEFARLYNPSVLVSHYNIKAAEAQRSAAYKNYYPKIDAYARKSWADDIGGTPGRDERSAVGIKISYNLYRGGADEAQVAKSMTQISREQENKRDVIRKLDEQGRLSWSAKTYVAQQLDYLVKYSKTSAKTLELYQQEYDLGRRTLLDLLVAQNDYVSARTQVIKAQNDLTFANYRILDAMGTMVQNVLGSKALDYTKRVKLDVVDGKLDHDSDLGTLLFEKREAKE
- a CDS encoding HlyD family type I secretion periplasmic adaptor subunit, coding for MSKKKFSFDARDYAFMRSLSAAVLEENPQQFRWVIFFWVFSISLFLLWASFSPIDEIVRGDGKVVPSGENQMIQHLEGGILEDILVKEGETVKADQVLLKVNNLKSASTYESMGYKAAQLRAKMVRLKAEVTNTEFLPTEADLKEIPSQILQERNLFVSNKERLNAQLSGLNEQYTQKKNDKLETQGRISEQKKALSYIKEEVKISAPLVEEGVKSKVDFLKLQRELSSLEERCNGMIASIPRLDAAISEIENKMQEVRSEFTTKAQLELNDAQTEFNRITAESASYADQVVRTTLKSPINGVVQKLYVNTIGGVIKPGDNLIEIVPTEDGLLAEVKVKPSDIAFLYPGQEAIVKVTAYDFAIYGSLKGKVVTISPDSMTDKRDNTYYIVRVQTDKKYFGTEEKPLNITPGMTLNVDIITGKKTVMQYILKPILKAKQYMFTER
- a CDS encoding type I secretion system permease/ATPase, which produces MEDKNEQRIEDPQGLAFSVDPLLQCLVLFTQLYHKPFSAEALMAGLPLSPKEETQGLYNLKQSKGLFARAASRAGLKSTLVTKKISDISPLQLPIILLLKNSQACILHSFSADHKTCKIVLPGVEAIEEIISVEALASEYTGFAFLIKRPFVYDENDSLTLNVKNNHWFWDTLKLSTGFYRDVLYATILINLFVLVSPLFTMSVYDRVIPNNATETLWVFASGVLVVYSLDTFLKFARAILLERAGKKSDVIMSSIVFEKVLDLQMASHPKSVGSFASNLKDFDMIRSFLTNATLTVLVDMPFAILFLFVIGYIGGWMVVVPLLMMIIILGYTFFMRHMLRESIEESHKASAAKSSILIETLQNIETLKTLGVTGHMQWAWEEATGEIAQKSLRSRMISTSISTITGFLIQLTTVLLVIVGVYLIGQHELSMGGLIGIIIIASRTVAPMGQAASLISNYSDAKSAYDVINNIITQPSERPHGKKFITRPDLQGEIEFRNVTFSYDANEHQSLKDVSFTIKPKEKIAIIGRIGSGKSTIAKLLLHLYEPQSGSIFIDGIDINQIDPIDLRKNISYVAQDINLFKGSAKDNIVYRSSRVGDEQMLRASMISGADEFIKRHPLGYEMAIGERGMGLSGGQRQSIGIARAILFESPIVMMDEPTNAMDQLSEARLIANLRSYIEDKTAIFITQKNTLLEIVDRIIVMHEGQIYLDGPKNEVLAKLAGKSL